In Leptospira stimsonii, one DNA window encodes the following:
- a CDS encoding helix-turn-helix domain-containing protein produces MEYEEFILKIGQKIKEIRVSKGITQEQMDEGDYAISYRTVQDIESGRSHPSVRSIFKISKRLKVRPRDLLDI; encoded by the coding sequence GTGGAATACGAGGAATTTATCCTAAAAATTGGGCAAAAAATAAAAGAAATCCGGGTCTCAAAAGGGATAACTCAGGAACAAATGGATGAGGGAGATTATGCGATTTCTTACCGTACAGTCCAAGATATTGAGAGCGGGCGATCCCATCCATCTGTAAGATCAATTTTTAAGATTTCGAAACGGTTAAAGGTAAGGCCAAGGGATCTTTTAGATATTTAG
- a CDS encoding acyltransferase family protein, translating to MLKSIKDIISSRESEIKPLNGLRAFAIIFVILNHYTIGFKGIVTLPAPLELLYLNLWSGVDLFFVLSGFLISKGLWENWKEDSRINFKSFYIKRTLRIFPAYYFFLTVTYLIGKAMIIAVESKGLPNETEGLKQSLANSWGDFLFLGNYIQGLNSHTWSLSSEEQFYLAFPILCATLFFKVGFKFRQVLLWLLYLIPFLFRIYTFTTLSDTATPPYFRKIYYPFQTRFDSLIIGVIVMDLYMNRQDISKFIEERVLVYYTLFIIFFSFIILTHSISQDGKEFFTHTFKYNFLNIGYAGILYLSIIRMESPLSRFLSLKVFTPIARLSYTIYLWHFILMGAAAMLLKIKSVEMSLLAFHLKFLGMGVILILLSLPLYLMIEVPFQKLRNRLRLNGTK from the coding sequence GTGTTAAAGTCAATAAAGGACATTATCTCTTCAAGGGAGTCCGAAATAAAACCTTTGAATGGTTTACGAGCTTTTGCTATTATCTTCGTAATCCTTAACCATTATACGATTGGTTTCAAAGGAATTGTAACGCTGCCCGCGCCCTTGGAGTTGCTATATCTAAATCTTTGGTCCGGCGTTGATCTATTCTTTGTATTAAGTGGTTTTCTTATTTCAAAAGGACTTTGGGAAAACTGGAAAGAAGATTCGAGGATAAACTTTAAAAGCTTCTATATTAAAAGAACTCTAAGAATCTTCCCAGCTTATTACTTCTTTCTAACTGTTACATATTTGATTGGAAAAGCTATGATAATTGCTGTAGAGAGTAAGGGACTGCCTAATGAGACAGAAGGTCTAAAACAATCTCTAGCAAATTCATGGGGAGACTTTCTTTTCTTGGGAAACTATATTCAAGGATTGAATTCGCACACATGGTCCCTATCAAGTGAAGAACAGTTTTATTTGGCATTTCCGATTCTTTGTGCAACTCTATTTTTCAAAGTTGGATTTAAATTCAGACAAGTTCTCTTATGGTTACTTTATCTTATCCCATTTCTTTTTAGAATTTATACCTTCACCACTTTAAGCGATACCGCGACTCCTCCTTACTTTAGGAAAATCTATTACCCATTTCAAACAAGATTCGATTCTTTGATTATAGGCGTTATCGTAATGGATCTTTATATGAATCGACAAGATATAAGTAAGTTCATCGAGGAGCGAGTTTTGGTATATTATACACTCTTTATTATATTCTTCTCATTCATTATCCTTACCCATTCTATTTCACAAGATGGGAAGGAATTTTTTACTCATACATTTAAGTATAATTTTCTCAATATAGGTTATGCAGGAATTCTATATTTATCTATTATTAGGATGGAATCGCCGTTAAGTAGATTTCTCAGCCTAAAGGTATTTACTCCGATCGCAAGACTAAGCTATACAATTTATCTTTGGCATTTTATTCTCATGGGAGCGGCAGCTATGTTGCTAAAAATCAAGTCTGTAGAAATGTCTTTGCTTGCATTTCATCTAAAG